The genome window GTAAGGCTCTAATCTTTTTGATGCAAATTTTATAGCTTGCTCGTCTTGGTCTATTGAGATCAACATTCCCTTATCAGAGATATTTTTTAAAATTCCCTCAGAATGACCTCCTCCTCCTAAAGTACAATCTAAATAAACTCCATTTTTATCTGTTATAAGATTTTCTATTGTTTCATAATATAGAACTGGTATATGATATTCACTAAAAGTATTTTTTATATCCTCCATTATTTTTCCTTTCATAAATTTTAACTTTTTATCTCTTTATTATATCACAGAAAAAAAAATAGAGAAGATTATCCTCTATTTTTTTATTTTTTCTATATTTTTAGAAAAGTAGCATAATAGCTAATCTTCTTATTAAATTCAAAGCGAAATAAGCAAGAATAGGTGAAATATCTAATCTGCTGTACCCAATAGGTAAAATCATTCTAAAAGGTTTTAACATAGGCTCTGTTATAGCATAAACAACATCTGTAAAATCATTTCT of Fusobacterium perfoetens contains these proteins:
- a CDS encoding YggT family protein, whose protein sequence is MGHMLFRIVDMAVYVLQVVLFIRVILSWLAPTTRNDFTDVVYAITEPMLKPFRMILPIGYSRLDISPILAYFALNLIRRLAIMLLF